The Podospora bellae-mahoneyi strain CBS 112042 chromosome 7, whole genome shotgun sequence genomic sequence cggcctccacctcctcggcgacCGGATCCCCAATCCAAGAATCTTTTCGGCCCCGTACGTGGCTGACCTGGTGCAGATAATCCTCAAGTCTCAAGCCCACCTAGCAAAGTCTACCACTaaccctcccaccaccccagagGGGAATCTCGTCCCTTGTGAGCACAATCACCCTCGTACACCCCCGGCGTTTTTCCCCCTGCGGTATCTATACTGGACTTTATCCCCTTCCGCCCTGCGATCGTCTCTTGAAACCTCCTGCATTGACATCTCTACTGTCACGGTCAACTCGCAACCTTGTTCGTTGAGTCAGGCTGTTGATTGGTTGATTGGTGAGTTGAAGGGTATTcctgaggaggagtggaCAAAGGAGTATATTTCCCTGTTTTTGGCCCAGAGAAAAGAGGCGATTGGGTttaaggagggggagaaggtgacTAGGAACACGTGGAAGATATGTCGGTGGGCGGTtttggctggggaggaggggttgacgGTGCCGCTTAGTATGGAGGTtttgggcaaggaggagacggtgaggaggttggaggctgcgggggaggtggcgagggagggggatgggggtgatgggggtgatgcttttgctgctggggttgtgggggagggggcgttgGGGGCGGCCGGTGCAGGTACTGGCAAGGgagtggaggtggaggaggggtcgtGGACGGATGTGCTGCCCGATattgagatgggggatgtCATCTTGGAGTAGgatcttgtcttgttgttgttgttgttgttgttggagtttTGTATGTAGGAtagagaaaaagaaaaacgactgtctgagaagaaaaagagatggGAAAAGTCAAAAGGGGCGTGGGGAATTGGTGGGATCGGCCTGGTCCCGGCGCTGTAAAGCCTCAGTTTGTCATCGCTGGCAGTATTCAGTCAGCTgtattaaaaaaagaagcaCACCCGCTTCGGGGTTTCAGTCTTGCAAAAGGCGATACCTCAAGCCTGAAAAGGGAGTGCTTTTTCTCCACCTGACTGAATGCTGTCGGCGGTGAAAGGCTTTACAGCACTGGGGCTCTCCTTAGACGGCTGATGTTGATACTATTGTTCAATTTTGTGGGAATATATGTCTGTTGGTTTTGTCTTTCTTTGGAGAGAAAAGGAGCGATGATGGTATGGCCTCGGTTTTGGCAATTGCATAAACTTCACAGCTCTACTCTCTGTTTCTCTCTACTCGGTTGTAATTATCAAAACAAGTTTCATCTCCTCATCTCTGGCACGTACCATACCTGTAGAGCTCTGTTAGCTATGATGTACCTTTACCCAACCACAATTATGGCATTGTCTTCTTCATCTGTAATAATAAAACTGTATTTCATCTCCCCATCTTAATATGGTCCCTGTGTAACCCGtaacccatccatcccgccagctccccaaacaccaaatATCTAATGCCATACATTAATCATTCTCATAAACCTCAATATCTCTTCCCCTACTCATGCTTacacccacaaccccccatcttcgccctctccctcaaccccccaaaaatactctccttcacctccgcTGCCATCAGCCCGGCCCTCTCCTTAACGACAACCTGCCCTACATCCCGAATAATCTTGTCCAGATCCTGCCCCCGTGCCTTCGACGAGcttcccccaccaccaccaccaccaccaccacccaacggaacccccgtccccgccaacctcccaccaccctgcCTCCCCCCAgaacccccaacaacctccctcaccttcccccccaaatccctcaTCTGACTACTCGCAAAATCCCTATTCGTCAACAACGGATTCCCCGCCAGCGTCCCAACCCAATACTTATTCCACAGCGCATCCAACAGCTTATTATCCAACGTGCTCTTGAAATGCTCCACCTCCAAAGCATAATATTTACTCGCATGCGCTCCAAAatcctccatcttccccaacgGCACACTCttatcccctcctccccctgacCCTCCCGACCCAGACCCTCCAGTATAATTCTCCGGAAAAGTCCTAAAAGCCCCAATatccaccttcccccccgccACTGTCCGGTCAGGATCAACCACAATCGCCACCATTGGTCCCTGCAGCTGCTGCAGCTTCTGCGTCTCAACGTCAATCCCGCTCAGCCAACACCCGTACCCCGGGTGCGAGTGATACCACCCAACCACATTCTCCTGCCTGCTCTCCTCCCTGCACCCGCTCAGATACTGAACCAGATACTCGTCCGCCTCCCCCTGCGCATTCACTCTCGTCTCTGTCCCCTCGACCGGCAGGCGGAACGCGTCCGTGACGACAAAGGTCGACCGGTCGATGAAGCCTTGCATCATGCCCATCACCTCGAGCGAGCCGCCCGAGCGGGCGTGCATGACCATCTTGAGGAGCGCGACGGGGGAGATGCGGACGGATTTGAAGTACTGGGGGTCTTGCACCCAGGGTTTGGACGCGTGGTCGCctgtgtgggaggggggttggttcgAGGTGAAGTGCGTGTACGAGTAGAGGGCGTCGAGGTGGTTGGAGGTGAGCTTGTCGGTGAGTGGGAGTTCTGTTGTCATAGGTAGGCAATGGTTAGTATCGATGAgggatggagagagaggcagGGAGAGGTACCCATGATGGCGGATCCCCTTTTGCCGATCGGCTAACTGAGCGTGACTGATAGTGTCGCTTCTTCGCTGAAATTTGGAAAACGGCCTCTTCTGAAATGACTGTTGAAATCGCCGTTGATGAAAAGCTGGTGTTTGTCAAGGTGGGAGTTGTAAGCTggagctggccaagctgcagcccgctgctgtggttgaCAATGGAGGGGTCGCactgataagataaggaAGCTCCCCCCCTGCCTGCCGTAAAGACCTCCCTCTTGGCAACCCACAAGCCTCATGTAGGTTACTTTAGCAAGGCAGTCGCAATGGGTATCTgataattatttaatatgTTATTCCATTGTATATACCACTTTATTATGTACTCCTCTTAATTCTTCCCCACCGACTTATGCCCTTTGAACTCCAAGAATGcttcccttcctctctctaGGCAGCTCCGCCTAGTCCGTGTcaactaaaaaaaaataataaactttaatataaaagacttcatcaccatcccatcTGACAATGCCGCCTCAACCCAAGACACCGCCACAAAACGAGagtaagaaaaaaataaaaccaTCAAAACAACGGGCTACACCAAGGCTCCCAACCACACCCCCTTTACTGCCTCCTCGAACTCCTATGACTCAAAGTCTTcatcaaccctcctcccccttccccatcctcccccccgtccTCTAGCACCATCGCCCCCCCTTGATccctcacaacaacaacactctGCTCCCTTTgccccccaccactcccctccttcaacttATGCCTAATCGCACTCAACTTATCCCTAAACCCCATATGCCCCcccgtcctcttcctttccggactcccaccacccccgccgctattcatcacctcctccatccccatcccaccaacccccgtattataattactaaaAGCCACCGTATtattccccatccccatacccaaccccccactGCTCCCCGGCCTCTTGGTCTGCTGatattgctgctgctgcccattactgcccccaccaccgccaaaagGCTTCGCCCACCCGCTACTAGCAGGCCTCAGCAAACTCCCAAACCCagtcttccccccctcctgagcagaagaagatgacCCGGAGCTGATCGTCGACTGCGTAGGCTGCGTCATCAAAAAGGTAGGTATAGCACCGGTAGCCTGCGTGTTAGCAACCACATGCCCACCAGCTGaggcttgctgctgctgcggcacCGTCGCCGACCGCTGCGAAGAAGCAATGCTTGAACTCCGGCTGGCAGAAGACTTTGGCACAGGAATACtgctcgccgccgccgccgcccgcctGATCGACTGTGGTGGCGACCGGGAAAAGTCCACCGGCGAGGCACCAACGCCGTATATACTAGAAGAGTCGTCCCCGCTGTTCTCTCTCGACTCACCGCCCGCTATCGAGCTGCCGACTGGAGTGGCAAGCAAAACCGAGCTGgtcgccacctccctcaatTTGGACTGCTGAGCAATGTTAGGCCGATGTTTCGAGAACTTGTTGCCAATGATGGCACCCGTGTGGCTGATCAGGGCTTTGATCACCCGGCTTTTGAGCGCGAGAGCCAAGTCGAGGTTGGACCAGGTCTTGTTGCGGTACTCAATCGTTGGCATCCGGAAGACGAAGTCATGCACGTCTTCAAAGTTGCGCtcgcccttgcccttgtagGAGACGCAGAGGACGACAGAGGGCATCTTGATGTAGGCGAAAGTCATGTAGTTGGAGGCGCGGTCGATCATCTTGGTGAGATCGTCTGATCGggccttggccttttctTCATCCGTAGCAGTTGACCGGTGGCGGAGGCCGAAGCGGGAGCTCTTGCGAGAATCGCCCGAGATGGAAATattggaggagaagcctgTGCCGGTCCGGCTAACACCCGGCCTGGGGGTGCTGCCGCGAAGGGAGTCATACGACCGTTTCTTATTCACAGCCTTGAAGCCGGTCCCCGAGCGGAAGAGTCGGAAGGATGTCCCCTCGCCAGAGTGGATGCTCAAAGCCTTGTGCTTGGGGGGGTCCTCATCAGGATCCGAAGTCAACGTCGGACGAAGTCTCAGCTCAAGCGAACCAGCCCGGGTCTCGAACTGTGGAATGTccggctcctgctccccGGGAACAGTAAGGTGATCCGTAATCTGATTCGCAAGAGACTCGCTGATGGACATGTtatctccctcatcctcctcctccccaggaATCGACTGCTTGATCATGAAAGGCGACGTGTTCTTCCCCTCAGCGGGGGCATCCCCGTCAATCCCTGGGAAGATATACTCAAACAGCTTCTTGCCCACCTCTCGTTCAAGCTGAACCTTGAGCGGAAACAGATTGACCTCAAAGTGATCCATGATGGGAATACCGGCGATAGCCTCCAGCATATTCCAGTACACCCTTATCATCGGCTTCGTCTCAatgtccaccaccccagcacTCGGCTCAAAGTAGGGCGCAATCATGGCCGGATAGATGGCATCAGGCAGCAGATTCAATCCAAGTATCCTCCCTACCTGAATCAAATTGATATGCGACCCATCCGAGTTGTCCGTCCGGTCATACTCGACGTCCTTCAACTGCAGCTCAACAAGCGGCTCATTGTTGTCCCTGATCAACTGCCACACAATCTCCTTGGCCGTGATGCTCCACTTCAACAGCGCGCTGCTGGTTGAGTGATCAAACTTCCTCTGGCTCGTCGTGATGGCCTTCATCATAAAGAACAGCTCATCCTCGCACGCGGCCAGATCCcgctccagcaccaacctATCCTGCCACCCCTTCTCGTCCATCTGCCTCGAGTGCGTCTGGAAGTGCGTCTTAATGTCCTCCAACtgcctcaccctctcctgcAGCTTAATCACCATCTCCGGCGCCCCCCTCAAATCGCTAAAGTCCGACGCCAGCATGATCTTCTCCAGCCTCTCattcctcgtcttctccaaCGGCTCGCTGTACATCAGCAAGTCCAACACAATGACATAGATGGCATAATACTGCGACGAGTTGCACAGCGCGTGCGCCTGAGGGAACTCAACCCAAAGGTTGTCCGTCCTGCTCTCCTGCGCACTGCCGGCCTGGCTCAGATtgtccaccgccgccgcctcgctCGTGTTGACCTCGTCATTGTACTTCAGCCTCAGGGTGTTGTACTTATCATACCTCAGCATGGCCGAAGTCTTTTGCACCACCCTCTTGAACCCGAACGGGTCCGCCTGGAAGTCAAACATGACCTCCATCGGCACCCACGGCGGCCACGAGCTCCCCGCCGGCGTCCCGTACGTGTTGCCCGAGTACATTGACACCAGCTGCGTGCTGAACCACTTTTGATGCGTCACAAAGAACTGCGTGCTGTCCATGTTGACCAGGAACCTCCTCTGCACCAGACCGCTGACGTTATCCGAGATCCGGCTCTTTTCGAGGAcgtccaccaccttgagctCCATCCCCTTGGCCGTGGTGAGCACGACAtgcttcttgttcttgtcgcTCTGCAGCTGAATCTGCGGGGCAATCAACCGGACATGGTAAGCATTCTGCGTCGTAAACTCATCCGCAATGCCACCCGACAAGTCCGCCATGGCCGGATGCTGCGCGTCGATATTCCCCGTCGACCCCGAGAACTTCTTCCCGTCCCCTAGAATCTTTCGGATCCTATCCTCAATATCCTTTTGAACATCCCGGTCTTTACCGTTCGCATCCGGTGACTTGCCCGTCCCCGTCGGCGTAGCCGCAGTCTTGGATTTAGTCTGCTCATCCACCAAGTCCAGGATAAACTTGACCGCCGGCCGGGAGAGGTAGTAAACAAAACCCCTCCGCTGACCGACCTGGTGCATGTACCTCAGAATGATATTCCTCAACGTGTTGTTCCACTTGAGCTGAACATTATGCACCACGAACCGGTTCTTAAAGTCACTCGCAAACTCGCCCGTGACCTCAGACTCATCCGAATCATCACCGCGCAAGTAGTCGGGACGGTTGAGGTCCCCCTCCGTAGCA encodes the following:
- the RRI1 gene encoding COP9 signalosome catalytic subunit rri1 (MEROPS:MER0122119; BUSCO:EOG09263RDD; EggNog:ENOG503NUK7; COG:O; COG:T), giving the protein MELPLTDKLTSNHLDALYSYTHFTSNQPPSHTGDHASKPWVQDPQYFKSVRISPVALLKMVMHARSGGSLEVMGMMQGFIDRSTFVVTDAFRLPVEGTETRVNAQGEADEYLVQYLSGCREESRQENVVGWYHSHPGYGCWLSGIDVETQKLQQLQGPMVAIVVDPDRTVAGGKVDIGAFRTFPENYTGGSGSGGSGGGGDKSVPLGKMEDFGAHASKYYALEVEHFKSTLDNKLLDALWNKYWVGTLAGNPLLTNRDFASSQMRDLGGKVREVVGGSGGRQGGGRLAGTGVPLGGGGGGGGGGSSSKARGQDLDKIIRDVGQVVVKERAGLMAAEVKESIFGGLRERAKMGGCGCKHE